In Humulus lupulus chromosome 7, drHumLupu1.1, whole genome shotgun sequence, the following are encoded in one genomic region:
- the LOC133792065 gene encoding protein DETOXIFICATION 45, chloroplastic-like: MLWFLNKRAILLPPKMGSLQFGGYIKSGGFLLGRTLAVLTTMTLGTSMAARQGPVAMAAHQICIPVWLAVSLLVDALGASAQALTASYMSKGDYKTVKEIAHYVLKVGLLTGLALSAILGLSFGSLATLFTKDAEVLAIVGTGVLFVSASQPLNALAYVFYGLHYGASDFAYAARAMVRLMMLPCSVLLCSVPLEDFEDEASLLIAGDSWFLVLTMDNDVGFLKSDHNIKLRTHF, encoded by the exons ATGCTATGGTTTCTAAATAAGAGAGCAATACTACTGCCTCCAAAGATGGGATCATTACAATTTGGAGGATACATAAAATCTG GTGGTTTTCTTCTTGGAAGAACTCTTGCTGTTCTAACAACCATGACTTTGGGGACATCAATGGCTGCTCGTCAAGGCCCGGTTGCAATGGCTGCTCATCAGATATGCATACCAGTATGGTTGGCTGTTTCGCTTCTGGTTGATGCCCTGGGTGCATCTGCACAG GCTTTGACTGCAAGTTATATGTCTAAAGGTGACTATAAGACAGTGAAGGAAATTGCTCACTATGTGCTGAAG GTAGGATTGCTCACAGGTCTTGCCTTGTCTGCAATTTTGGGTCTATCTTTTGGTTCATTAGCTACTCTGTTCACCAAGGATGCTGAAGTACTAGCAATTGTTGGTACTGGAGTATTG TTTGTTAGTGCTAGTCAACCTCTGAACGCACTAGCTTATGTTTTTTATGGTCTCCATTATGGTGCTTCGGATTTTGCATATGCTGCCCGTGCCATG GTAAG GCTTATGATGCTACCTTGTTCTGTATTACTATGTTCTGTACCTTTAGAGGATTTCGAGGATGAAGCCTCTCTTTTAATTGCTGGAGACTCATGGTTCTTGGTTTTGACAATGGATAATG